One stretch of Helicobacter jaachi DNA includes these proteins:
- a CDS encoding EI24 domain-containing protein, with translation MSDIFTRSLRDFFSPQILLLTLLPCLLGMLVWFVLFVTFGVAIKEWALSFVQEWSAEDSMVLSFLAPLITILAKVIIYTIFGATFFAIILLLNLLVAVFYAPIIVSFVHKRYYKDIPKGGFDNLAQSLWCFIKIAFLFLIGFILCLGLSWALPVISQVLLILLTYWFFKTTLFYDVGSSMMDRAHFLALTESARGKNHAISICAYLLSLIPFVNFFMLPLQILLLTHYCFYRIK, from the coding sequence ATGAGCGATATTTTTACAAGAAGTTTGAGGGATTTTTTTAGCCCACAGATTCTATTACTCACGCTTTTGCCTTGCCTGCTTGGTATGCTTGTGTGGTTTGTGCTATTTGTAACCTTTGGAGTGGCGATTAAAGAATGGGCGCTCTCTTTTGTGCAAGAGTGGAGTGCAGAAGATAGCATGGTGCTAAGCTTTCTAGCGCCGCTCATTACGATTTTGGCAAAAGTCATCATCTATACAATATTTGGTGCGACTTTTTTTGCCATAATTTTGCTGCTTAATCTCCTTGTAGCCGTGTTTTACGCGCCTATAATCGTAAGCTTTGTGCATAAAAGATATTATAAAGATATACCAAAAGGCGGCTTTGATAATCTCGCTCAAAGTCTGTGGTGCTTTATCAAAATCGCATTTTTATTCCTTATAGGTTTTATACTCTGCCTTGGCTTATCGTGGGCTTTGCCTGTTATCTCGCAGGTGCTTTTGATACTGCTTACTTATTGGTTTTTTAAAACTACACTTTTTTATGATGTGGGCAGCTCTATGATGGATAGAGCGCATTTTTTAGCACTTACAGAATCTGCGCGAGGGAAAAACCACGCTATAAGCATTTGTGCGTATTTGCTTAGCCTTATCCCGTTTGTAAATTTTTTCATGCTGCCTTTGCAAATTTTATTACTCACACACTACTGCTTTTATCGTATAAAATAA
- the flgK gene encoding flagellar hook-associated protein FlgK, translating into MGGILSSLNTSYTGLQAHQLMVDVTGNNISNASDEFYSRQRVLVRPERPLYYQDYNLGRGVSIETIQRIHDEFVFNRYRKAAEEAQYYDTHFTTLREASAFFPEVDGVGIYNDLEEYFNAWKDLAKNSTDPAQKQVLAKNAQVLSTNIKDTRARLVRLQQKASEELEVTINEVNRIAKEIAHINGKLKEMEDQRELKQANELRDRRDELEYNLQTLVGANVFKNHLDSNASIHPKLADFDDEYVLNIGFGFNIVDGAMYHPIVLKKDDNHLNLNRVYFQGDDFKTVEITDKIVQGKAGSLISLYNSGADGTRVGKIQDYINHLDIFAKGFIEATNSIYSQSAANQIRSDKLDVWSLNALVDSNYNIKEGSFDIVVYGTQGDEIARKTINIDRITTMHDVVRQINANTDDNKDNNALNDVDDYFRAYYDNGTQEFNILAKNPSQGLYVAIQDKGSNFTGAFGLNKFFEGQDAHDIALSREYAKDATLIRPWLTPVNGNFDVANMMQQLQYDDVDFYVNKYEKQQMRIPEYFQFLAGRVANQTEAAQRTKETKDAVLSAVKKEHLAISQVSLDEEMVNLIKFQGGYAANAKVITTIDRMIETLLGIKQ; encoded by the coding sequence ATGGGCGGTATTTTATCTTCTCTTAATACTTCTTACACGGGGTTGCAAGCTCATCAACTTATGGTTGATGTAACAGGCAATAACATCTCAAACGCAAGTGATGAGTTTTACAGCCGCCAACGCGTGCTTGTGCGCCCTGAACGCCCGCTATATTATCAAGATTATAATCTTGGTAGAGGCGTGAGCATAGAGACTATACAGAGAATCCATGATGAATTTGTCTTTAATCGCTACCGCAAAGCCGCTGAAGAAGCACAGTATTATGATACGCATTTTACGACACTGCGGGAGGCTTCGGCATTTTTTCCTGAAGTTGATGGCGTGGGAATTTATAATGATTTGGAGGAATATTTTAATGCATGGAAAGATTTGGCTAAAAACTCCACAGACCCCGCACAAAAGCAAGTTCTAGCCAAAAATGCGCAAGTATTAAGCACAAATATTAAAGATACGCGCGCTAGACTTGTGAGATTGCAGCAAAAAGCAAGCGAGGAATTAGAAGTAACGATTAATGAAGTCAATCGCATTGCTAAAGAGATTGCCCACATTAATGGCAAGCTCAAAGAAATGGAAGACCAAAGGGAGCTTAAGCAAGCCAATGAGCTGCGTGATAGGCGCGATGAGCTAGAATACAATCTCCAAACGCTTGTAGGCGCTAATGTTTTTAAAAATCATCTAGATTCTAATGCCTCAATCCACCCAAAGCTTGCTGATTTTGATGATGAATATGTACTAAATATCGGCTTTGGCTTTAATATCGTTGATGGGGCGATGTATCACCCCATCGTGCTTAAAAAAGATGATAATCATCTAAACCTTAACCGCGTGTATTTTCAAGGCGATGATTTTAAAACTGTTGAGATTACAGATAAAATCGTGCAAGGCAAGGCTGGCTCGCTCATTAGCCTATATAATTCTGGAGCAGATGGCACGCGCGTGGGGAAAATCCAAGATTATATTAATCATCTTGATATTTTTGCTAAAGGCTTTATTGAGGCGACAAATAGCATTTACTCTCAAAGCGCGGCTAATCAAATCCGCAGCGACAAGCTTGATGTGTGGAGCTTAAATGCGCTAGTGGATAGCAATTATAATATTAAAGAGGGTAGCTTTGATATTGTCGTGTATGGCACGCAAGGAGATGAAATCGCGCGCAAAACGATAAATATTGATAGAATCACCACTATGCACGATGTAGTGAGGCAAATTAATGCCAATACGGATGATAATAAAGACAATAACGCCCTAAATGATGTCGATGATTACTTCCGCGCCTATTATGATAATGGCACGCAGGAGTTTAATATCCTAGCCAAAAACCCTTCACAAGGGCTATATGTGGCTATTCAAGATAAGGGCAGTAATTTTACAGGCGCATTTGGATTAAATAAATTTTTTGAAGGGCAAGATGCGCATGATATCGCCCTAAGCCGCGAATATGCTAAAGACGCCACGCTTATCCGCCCATGGCTCACGCCTGTGAATGGAAACTTTGATGTGGCTAATATGATGCAGCAATTACAATATGATGATGTGGATTTTTATGTGAATAAATACGAAAAGCAACAGATGAGAATCCCTGAATATTTTCAATTCTTAGCCGGACGCGTGGCTAATCAAACAGAAGCCGCCCAACGCACCAAAGAAACTAAAGATGCCGTGCTATCGGCTGTAAAAAAAGAGCATTTGGCTATATCGCAAGTAAGCCTTGATGAAGAAATGGTAAATCTTATTAAATTTCAAGGCGGCTATGCGGCAAATGCAAAAGTCATCACTACCATTGATAGAATGATAGAAACTCTGCTTGGTATCAAACAATGA
- a CDS encoding flagellar biosynthesis anti-sigma factor FlgM, whose protein sequence is MVNGVNTGVQAATILNRDALNKQNESNEVKEKEEVQLSKAEQIKEQIKNGEYKIDLQQTSEKMASNLLNL, encoded by the coding sequence ATGGTAAATGGTGTAAATACGGGCGTGCAAGCCGCAACAATCCTCAACAGAGACGCGCTTAATAAACAAAATGAAAGCAATGAAGTAAAAGAAAAAGAGGAAGTGCAGCTCTCAAAAGCAGAGCAAATCAAAGAGCAAATCAAAAATGGTGAATACAAGATTGATTTGCAGCAAACTTCCGAAAAAATGGCATCAAATTTGCTTAACCTATAA
- a CDS encoding peptidoglycan DD-metalloendopeptidase family protein, translating into MKKLFFLMSICGTLCFGATAHSQAWGAGYTFFAFFQKYNIPTSVYYNLSAKDRELISEVYAGVTYYTLLDDNGGLLQALIPIGDGMQIHIFKRNGEYVLDFTPMIYFEQEQTISLSIQKSPYQDLLEMTNDNGLVSEFLNAYKNSVNFRNMLKNDRLAVIYERKYRLGKPLKNARVKAAVVEINKKLHYIFSFNGRYYNKEGKEIQGFLLQTPVAGARISSRFSLGRRHPILGTIRPHYGVDYAAPKGTPIVAAADGVVIYASKRGGYGNLIEIVHGNNLKTLYAHMNSFAAGIRVGKKVKRGQLIGRVGSTGLSTGPHLHFGLYRNNVPINPLSSVKSVSKELQGKDKQAFNALVSHFTPILQNALENKTNTISANENLNTPNEPEQMIENPNNQTNLDSQIPTQDKP; encoded by the coding sequence ATGAAAAAACTATTTTTCCTTATGAGTATATGCGGCACTTTATGCTTTGGTGCGACTGCGCATAGCCAGGCTTGGGGGGCGGGCTATACATTCTTTGCTTTTTTTCAAAAATACAATATCCCAACAAGTGTCTATTATAATCTTTCAGCCAAAGATAGGGAGCTTATTTCAGAAGTGTATGCGGGCGTTACTTACTACACGCTTTTAGATGATAATGGAGGCTTGCTGCAAGCGCTCATTCCCATAGGTGATGGTATGCAAATCCACATTTTCAAGCGCAATGGCGAATATGTGCTTGATTTCACGCCTATGATTTATTTTGAGCAAGAGCAAACCATAAGCCTCTCTATCCAGAAGTCCCCCTATCAAGATTTGCTTGAAATGACTAATGATAACGGCTTGGTGAGCGAGTTTCTTAACGCTTATAAAAATAGTGTCAATTTTAGAAATATGTTAAAAAATGATAGATTAGCAGTAATTTATGAGCGCAAGTATCGCCTTGGCAAGCCTTTGAAAAACGCAAGAGTAAAGGCTGCGGTGGTAGAGATTAATAAAAAATTACATTATATCTTTAGCTTCAATGGACGCTATTACAATAAAGAGGGCAAGGAGATTCAGGGCTTTTTGCTCCAAACTCCCGTAGCAGGCGCTAGAATAAGCTCAAGATTTTCACTTGGTAGGCGACACCCCATACTTGGCACGATTCGCCCACACTATGGCGTGGATTATGCCGCTCCTAAAGGCACACCCATCGTGGCTGCTGCCGATGGCGTGGTGATTTATGCAAGCAAAAGGGGCGGATATGGCAATCTTATTGAGATTGTGCATGGAAATAACCTTAAAACCCTCTATGCGCATATGAATTCCTTTGCTGCGGGCATAAGGGTGGGTAAAAAAGTCAAAAGAGGGCAGCTTATTGGGCGAGTTGGCTCAACGGGGCTAAGCACAGGACCGCATTTACACTTTGGGCTTTATCGCAATAATGTGCCAATTAATCCCCTCTCAAGCGTTAAATCTGTAAGCAAAGAGCTACAAGGCAAGGATAAGCAAGCCTTTAATGCGCTTGTTTCGCATTTCACGCCCATTTTGCAAAATGCCCTAGAAAATAAGACTAATACTATTAGCGCAAACGAGAATCTTAATACTCCAAATGAGCCAGAGCAAATGATAGAAAATCCAAATAATCAAACCAATCTAGATTCTCAAATCCCTACTCAAGATAAGCCATGA
- a CDS encoding NUDIX hydrolase, giving the protein MKHLLSPLSHISNVSFCECVDSKYVKALRMLYSENGISRSWDFIHSLDSVAIVLYHRQKDSLLFVKQFRPAVFVRTLENYNAIQELTQDMLQSGYTFELCAGLVDKAGKSLEQIAKEEVQEECGYCVRALEKIGAFVTAVGHSGAKQTLFYASISEVDRVSEGGGIDGEVIENIFVPVSELESFIENAHITKTPGLGFGVLWFLRHYERLKKI; this is encoded by the coding sequence ATGAAACATCTTCTCTCCCCACTTTCTCATATCAGCAATGTAAGTTTTTGTGAGTGCGTAGATTCTAAGTATGTAAAAGCTCTGCGCATGCTCTATAGTGAAAATGGTATAAGTCGCTCGTGGGATTTTATTCACAGCCTAGATTCTGTAGCCATTGTGCTTTATCATAGGCAAAAAGATAGTCTGCTTTTTGTGAAGCAGTTTCGCCCAGCCGTGTTTGTGCGCACGCTAGAAAATTATAATGCAATCCAAGAGCTTACCCAAGATATGCTGCAATCTGGCTATACTTTTGAGCTATGCGCGGGACTTGTGGATAAGGCGGGGAAAAGTTTAGAGCAGATTGCTAAAGAGGAAGTGCAGGAGGAATGTGGCTATTGTGTGCGCGCTTTGGAGAAAATTGGCGCGTTTGTTACCGCAGTAGGGCATAGTGGGGCTAAGCAAACGCTTTTTTATGCAAGCATTAGCGAGGTAGATAGGGTAAGTGAGGGTGGTGGCATTGATGGTGAGGTGATAGAAAATATCTTTGTGCCAGTGAGCGAATTGGAATCTTTTATAGAAAATGCGCATATTACTAAAACACCGGGCTTAGGCTTTGGCGTGCTGTGGTTTTTGCGTCATTATGAGAGATTAAAGAAAATATAA
- a CDS encoding plasminogen-binding N-terminal domain-containing protein translates to MRIFNISFLCLSLLYGIDTAPVNERIESANAKEISFYANRLKVGESGIVLTEQQGYEMIIASAVITRIEGDRAYASIAPFSNIEQKYLPTPQASPKEGDKVIFGGFYNRAIAIAPNQESYNKILSSASNVSFSHIDLFAAFLAKDGINDPKPKHLRAFCNAYSIGLVYVFASNGINVLDCQSFAILEVLSAQDVQDKQTQAPFFSRIPNINTGSLASKLRSKKSRQYFSYYDDLLSPSLRAYKLTHKE, encoded by the coding sequence ATGCGGATTTTCAATATATCCTTCTTGTGCTTGTCTTTGCTTTATGGCATTGATACTGCGCCTGTGAATGAGCGTATAGAGAGCGCGAATGCAAAAGAGATTAGCTTTTATGCAAATAGGCTTAAAGTAGGAGAGAGCGGCATTGTGCTTACAGAGCAGCAAGGATATGAGATGATTATCGCTTCAGCTGTGATTACGCGCATTGAGGGTGATAGGGCGTATGCGAGTATCGCGCCATTTAGTAATATTGAGCAAAAATATCTGCCCACGCCCCAAGCTAGTCCCAAAGAGGGCGATAAAGTTATCTTTGGTGGATTCTATAATAGAGCCATTGCCATTGCGCCTAATCAAGAAAGCTATAATAAGATTCTATCTAGTGCAAGCAATGTGAGCTTTTCTCACATTGATTTATTTGCAGCGTTTTTAGCCAAAGATGGCATCAATGACCCAAAGCCCAAGCATTTGCGCGCATTTTGTAATGCCTATAGTATAGGTTTAGTGTATGTATTTGCCTCAAATGGCATTAATGTGCTTGATTGCCAGAGTTTTGCCATTCTTGAAGTTCTAAGCGCGCAAGATGTGCAAGATAAGCAAACACAAGCTCCATTTTTCTCACGCATTCCCAATATCAACACCGGCTCGCTTGCTAGTAAATTACGCTCGAAAAAATCGCGCCAATATTTTAGCTACTATGATGATTTGCTCTCCCCTAGCCTTAGAGCCTACAAGCTTACGCATAAGGAGTGA
- a CDS encoding FAD-linked oxidase C-terminal domain-containing protein, with amino-acid sequence MLHKRHIQAIKQMVGIENCYDDKAHLVAYCYDATRERYEPDAVVFPRNEQDVSAVLSYCNDQKISIIPRGAGSGFTGGALPVRGGIVLAMERYFNKILEIDEKNLIARVQPGVVNKAFQEAVEARGLFYPPDPASQDYSTLGGNVSENAGGMRAAKYGITKDYVMALRAVLPNGDIIRAGKKTIKDVAGFNVAGILIASEGSLAVITEITLKLIAKPKLTRSAMGVFNDIESAMNAVYKSMASGVTPVAMEFLDNLSIRAVEEKFHKGLPTDAGAILITQVDGDLSEQLDSALSILEQRFKENGCTHFKIAQDEQEAADLWFARRNVSQSITIYGKKKLNEDITVPRSALPELLSRIMELSKQYGFKIPCFGHTGDGNVHVNVMVPDPSDVENLKKGYECIEEIFKVAIALEGTLSGEHGIGLSKAPFMRLAFSEAEMNLFANIKKAFDPNNILNPGKMGLCME; translated from the coding sequence ATGCTGCACAAACGCCATATACAAGCCATTAAGCAAATGGTTGGGATAGAGAATTGCTATGATGATAAGGCGCATTTGGTAGCGTATTGCTATGATGCTACACGCGAACGCTACGAGCCTGATGCAGTGGTATTTCCGCGTAATGAACAAGATGTGAGCGCTGTTTTATCATATTGCAATGACCAAAAAATCTCCATAATCCCACGAGGTGCGGGCAGTGGATTCACAGGTGGGGCATTGCCTGTACGCGGAGGCATTGTGCTAGCTATGGAGCGATATTTTAATAAGATTTTAGAAATTGATGAGAAAAATCTCATCGCGCGCGTGCAGCCCGGTGTGGTGAATAAGGCTTTTCAAGAGGCTGTCGAAGCGCGTGGATTATTCTATCCGCCAGACCCTGCGAGCCAAGATTATAGCACGCTTGGTGGGAATGTTAGCGAAAATGCCGGCGGTATGCGCGCGGCAAAGTATGGCATTACTAAAGATTATGTGATGGCGTTGCGCGCGGTGCTGCCAAACGGCGATATAATCCGCGCGGGTAAAAAGACTATTAAAGATGTGGCAGGCTTTAATGTGGCAGGGATTTTGATAGCTAGTGAAGGCTCACTTGCTGTGATTACAGAAATCACGCTAAAACTTATTGCTAAGCCAAAGCTTACCCGCTCGGCTATGGGCGTGTTTAATGATATAGAATCTGCGATGAATGCGGTGTATAAAAGTATGGCAAGCGGCGTTACACCTGTGGCAATGGAGTTTTTGGATAATTTAAGCATTCGCGCAGTGGAGGAGAAATTTCATAAAGGCTTGCCCACTGATGCGGGCGCTATCCTCATTACACAAGTCGATGGGGATTTGAGTGAGCAGCTAGATTCTGCGCTTAGTATTTTGGAGCAGCGGTTTAAAGAAAATGGCTGCACGCATTTTAAAATCGCGCAAGATGAGCAAGAGGCGGCGGATTTGTGGTTTGCAAGGCGCAATGTAAGCCAAAGTATTACTATTTATGGCAAAAAAAAGCTTAATGAAGATATTACCGTGCCACGCTCTGCTCTGCCAGAATTGTTATCGCGCATTATGGAATTAAGCAAGCAATATGGCTTTAAAATCCCTTGTTTTGGGCATACAGGTGATGGAAATGTGCATGTAAATGTGATGGTGCCAGACCCAAGCGATGTAGAGAATCTAAAAAAGGGCTATGAGTGCATAGAGGAGATTTTTAAAGTGGCTATTGCATTAGAGGGGACGCTTAGCGGGGAGCATGGCATAGGGCTTTCAAAAGCGCCTTTTATGCGACTAGCTTTTAGCGAGGCGGAAATGAATTTATTTGCTAATATCAAAAAAGCCTTTGACCCAAATAATATTTTAAATCCCGGCAAAATGGGACTTTGTATGGAGTGA
- a CDS encoding YiiX/YebB-like N1pC/P60 family cysteine hydrolase, producing MNGKLSSKLLILISSIGGVLALVLLFLPTLSAEYSHTLSPKQLYNLPALEVGDIILRKGVGIESAVIEKLSHHDYTHIGLVISTQPIIILHATPDDNPKKPNQVILSSFDEFLSHARKIAIKRFALSTQQRDKIALEAPLWLGESFILSTDAKALYCTTLLERIFAPHIKLNLAYDYIDVPAFKGAYLFPKAFYENTQSYVIFTH from the coding sequence ATGAATGGAAAATTAAGCTCTAAGCTCCTTATTCTTATTAGCAGCATTGGTGGCGTGCTAGCCCTTGTGCTGCTTTTTCTCCCTACACTCTCTGCAGAATATTCACACACACTTAGCCCAAAGCAGCTCTATAATCTCCCCGCACTTGAGGTTGGCGATATTATCTTGCGCAAAGGCGTAGGCATAGAATCTGCAGTCATTGAAAAGCTAAGCCACCACGATTATACGCATATTGGCTTAGTCATCTCCACGCAGCCCATTATTATCCTGCACGCTACACCTGATGACAATCCTAAAAAGCCAAATCAAGTAATCCTTAGCTCATTTGATGAGTTTCTCTCCCATGCGCGCAAAATTGCCATTAAGCGATTTGCGCTCTCCACGCAGCAAAGAGATAAAATCGCGCTCGAAGCGCCCTTATGGCTTGGAGAGAGCTTTATTTTAAGCACAGATGCTAAAGCACTCTATTGCACTACACTTTTAGAGCGCATTTTTGCCCCGCATATTAAGCTAAATTTAGCCTATGATTACATTGATGTGCCTGCTTTCAAAGGTGCGTATCTATTCCCAAAAGCATTTTATGAAAATACGCAATCTTATGTTATTTTCACGCACTAG
- a CDS encoding DUF4878 domain-containing protein: MKGLKTLGLALGAIIISVFLTACGENTPKDVAVAFMEDVYKGNGDKLLGYIDLPEKAEEVGMKEMLEGKLKAGAAEAKQKAQNAGGLKSVEMISEDIKEKTGVVVLRIKFEDGNEDTEQVKVIKVDDEWKIKL; the protein is encoded by the coding sequence ATGAAAGGCTTAAAGACATTAGGATTAGCTCTAGGGGCGATAATTATAAGTGTATTTTTGACAGCTTGCGGAGAGAATACACCTAAAGATGTAGCTGTAGCGTTTATGGAAGATGTATATAAAGGCAATGGCGATAAGCTATTAGGATATATTGATTTACCAGAAAAGGCTGAAGAAGTAGGTATGAAAGAAATGCTTGAGGGCAAACTCAAAGCAGGCGCAGCAGAGGCAAAGCAAAAGGCGCAAAATGCTGGTGGGCTTAAAAGTGTTGAGATGATTTCTGAAGATATTAAAGAAAAAACAGGCGTTGTCGTGCTACGCATAAAATTTGAAGATGGCAATGAGGATACCGAGCAAGTAAAAGTCATTAAAGTTGATGATGAATGGAAAATTAAGCTCTAA
- a CDS encoding MFS transporter, whose protein sequence is MQLICVCENEIFQIFILNLYNALRLGGFGLSLFGGFKSLNARKKIFLINLLPVVLISLNLRAPITAVSPAINIIQDFYHLSAAQAGALISLPLLAFGSISFLVAYFHPARLMFVGLLCIIIGELVRSSGGSVALFIGTGIMGSGVAVANVLLPSFIKAKFPRDIPKIMGLYSLVLNLSSALGVALILPLLHIASVPLAMMSWAILAILAILSYLPQMANYRIWRAHTKRQVKGSLFCNKNAWVITLFMGCCSSLAYSFFTWYPSFIMDIKYSAAFASNMMLLSQATIIPCAFLVPFVFGAMRQKYKYVSIGGICALYVISFVILLCAQSVGLIILASILIGIPVGGLFGIALLFISSKSANAQVATQLSAMAQGVGYLLASSAPVIIGKIYDIYSHFTYALIALVCMSVVLSIIGFFALKAELIK, encoded by the coding sequence ATGCAATTAATATGCGTGTGCGAAAATGAGATTTTTCAAATATTTATCCTTAATTTATACAATGCCCTAAGGCTTGGAGGCTTTGGATTATCGTTATTTGGAGGATTTAAGTCATTGAATGCGCGCAAAAAAATCTTTCTTATAAATTTACTGCCTGTTGTGCTTATTAGCCTTAATCTACGCGCACCTATCACGGCTGTATCGCCTGCTATTAACATCATACAAGATTTTTATCATCTAAGTGCGGCTCAAGCTGGTGCGCTTATTTCCCTGCCACTGCTTGCTTTTGGGAGCATTTCATTTCTGGTAGCATACTTCCACCCTGCGCGCTTAATGTTTGTAGGGCTTTTATGTATCATTATAGGCGAGCTTGTGCGCTCAAGTGGTGGAAGTGTGGCACTATTTATTGGCACTGGCATTATGGGAAGTGGCGTAGCGGTGGCAAATGTGCTGCTGCCAAGTTTTATTAAAGCCAAATTTCCGCGCGATATACCCAAGATAATGGGGCTTTATAGCCTTGTGCTTAATCTCTCTAGCGCGCTTGGCGTAGCGCTTATCTTGCCACTTTTGCATATTGCTTCTGTGCCTTTAGCTATGATGAGTTGGGCAATCTTAGCTATTTTAGCTATCCTTAGCTATCTGCCTCAAATGGCAAATTATAGAATCTGGCGCGCACACACAAAGCGGCAAGTTAAAGGCTCACTATTTTGCAATAAAAATGCGTGGGTGATTACGCTTTTTATGGGGTGCTGCAGTAGCCTTGCGTATAGCTTTTTTACTTGGTATCCTAGCTTTATTATGGACATTAAATATTCTGCGGCATTTGCATCAAATATGATGCTGCTCTCTCAAGCTACTATCATACCTTGCGCATTTCTTGTGCCTTTTGTATTTGGCGCGATGCGGCAAAAGTATAAATATGTATCAATTGGAGGCATTTGCGCGCTGTATGTGATAAGCTTTGTAATACTGCTATGTGCGCAAAGTGTAGGGCTTATCATACTGGCTTCAATTCTTATTGGTATCCCTGTGGGTGGGCTATTTGGCATTGCTTTGCTTTTTATCTCAAGCAAAAGTGCTAATGCACAAGTGGCTACGCAACTATCGGCTATGGCACAAGGTGTAGGCTATCTACTCGCCTCAAGCGCACCTGTTATCATAGGCAAAATCTATGATATATACTCCCACTTTACTTACGCACTTATAGCGCTTGTGTGTATGAGTGTTGTGCTTAGCATTATAGGCTTTTTCGCGCTCAAAGCAGAACTAATCAAATAA